The Apium graveolens cultivar Ventura chromosome 10, ASM990537v1, whole genome shotgun sequence nucleotide sequence ttgattctatcaagatattctggatctgtagcttccagaaacatggtcatcctcaccttccatatggcatattcagatgatCTCAGTatggaactctgatggtttcataccgactttgaatttgtgtcttcggaggttcttcagttttggtaggcttagttggagtttctgtgtcagacatgattgtgtttggatctttaactgtatgtgtgttaacagataggctctgataccacttgttaggtcacacacactgtagagggggtgaatacagtgtaaagtacaatcaaatcgaactttaataactcaagtaacagaaaacaaactttattgaaacaataaactctgttacggtatagaactgttacctctcagtgatgaacaaatatcacgagagctgctagggttaccaagaataatctcttcgaatatgataacacttatagtgcaaaccctatgtctgtgtttatatactacacagttacaagataatcgctaattgatatggaatataattctgcttcctaaaatatatcaatcagatatcttttcttccaagtattccattcttcacggaactccttcttcatgcatatctcttcttatgtttatctcgatcttctttcctttaatcaactactgtccttatctgaacgtccttcagcacttaagttctgatatccaccttctgatgattatctcctgataatataagtactgatatccttaagtcctgactcccagcaagtactgatttatcctgtttaagtaagaactgaaaactaaacataaatcatattagccatgacattatcaaatatatctaacacgtCGTATTATAGAAAATTCTATTGGTCATCCTcttaaagattttaaagttctTTCCAACAATGACCTTACATGTTCAACATGTTCTTTAGGAAAACTGATTACTCGACCACCATCCCCTAATAAAGTTCGGCTTGAAATCCCAACTTTTCTAGAAAGGATCTAAGGCGATATATGTGGACCTATACACCCATCAtctggcccatttaggtacttCATGATATTAATCGATGCCTCAATTAGATGGTCTCATATTTGTCTTCTCTCAACTCGTAATGATGCTTTTGCAGaattacttgcccaaataatcaaattacgagCTCAATTCTCAGATCATTGCATCAAGTCAATTCGTTTAGATAATGCCGGCGAATTCACATCTGCAACTTTTGTCGACTATAGCATGTCTGTAGGAATCTCAGTTGAACACCCAGTTCCTcatgtacatacacaaaatgggctagccgagtcctttatcaaaagactccaacttattgttgtaggattttatacatcacagaagcatggtaaaataattttcttgatataaaatccaaataaaggcatacaaatcgtgattaaatcatatgagatcgatttctaacctttaaaagcgatccaagaatgatgagcggagatccctagcagctgctcctcaagtgtgaagcactccaccggtatccaccaagagatcaatgtaatggaggaggaaggggtgggagaattagggtttgcttaacttttttaggttgaggcaaaatagggtttataatagtatatttatagacaaaattttcagctgaaaattttcccataaaatattattattattaaccctttaattgattattcttattacccaattaactaataattaaaacaccttttaatcattaatcccttttctaaatactttagaaaaataattctctcacttgatttaatttccaaaattaaattcttaattaataatattaagaacttttcttaattaatttataattaattaaatctcatttaatcaattattaaatttgctaattaattatttatttcacaaataaataattaccagccattattaattaattcctccaccattaaaccattctcttttatggtgtgaccctgtaggttcaatattaagccggtagtagtattaaataataataaaactattttatcattatttatataaattctctaatttattaaatatgattaattaataaattaatcatgtttattctacatcgtgagggatacttctcagcatatcgcgactatccggataatacgaatttactgcttagaataccaagaacctattcagtgaatagttaccgtacaattaattccttctaccctgcaatgtcatgattaaatacaaggcatggaactcgtgtcaagcctatcttatttaatcatatgctttcccattcactatgcttagttctaattaatgtgaattagaaactcctttctaatttcattcactctgaccagagattcctaaactacCATAAGTGGATCaatattgaacattctcttcctttcactggaaggggtagatcctttattgatcatacattatcttcgtgtacaaattcctacacccagtagagcccttattattatcccttgagactaagaactaaaccaaagtatagttcagtgtacacaagatgactatgatgacctcaagtctaaggatacttgtacaactatcactatgtgaacatctgctgacacgtgagtgaactccatcagttgttcaactgtgtgagtcatgttcagtgaacttattctataataagcacctacatactagctatagtgtcaccacacaaatgtctatgagaacagacatccttcataatgaagcaaacatagtatgtaccgatctttgcggattacaaattaccagttagtaatcctacgaccaggaaatatttaagttcagagttatcatcttttaggtctcattattatgatctcatcataatccataaaaaattttactctaaactatggtatatcttatttaaacacttaaatagataaagcccgcaataaaaccaaaacaagtcttttgttaatatcaatgaaatcaaaacagattacataaaagttattcctaaatcatcctacatgattggacttaggacacatctctttcaatttTAAGACCGCTATTGTTAAAAGCAAAATTACCTATATCTATTGGGGGTCACGCAATACTTCATGCTGCTAATATTATTCGGATTAGACCAACTTTCTACAACCAACATTCTTCGCTACAACTGGTACTTTGTCAAGTTCCTAATAATTTCTCACTTCAAAATTTTCGGAAGTATTGTATATCTACTGATTGCTCCACCATAAAGATCGAAGATGGGAGCTCAAAGAAGAATAGGTATCTACATTGGTTTTgattccacatctataattagatatctgGAGCCTCTAACTGGAGATTTATTTATCGCAAAATATGCGGATTGTCATCTATGTTTCCTCCcttagggggagataaacatTCAAATAAAGTTAATCTTGACATAACATGAAATGCATCATGATTATATTTTTTAGATCTACGTACTGGTCAATGtgaacttgaagttaaaagaattattcatatACAAAATATCGCAAACCAAATGCCTGACGCATTTAACGATTCTAGAAATATAACTAAATCTCATATACCTGCAGTAAATACTCCAGCTAGAAAAGATATACCAATTCAAAAATCAGATAAAAAAGAATTAGTTATAGAATCAAAGCCACGCCTGAAGCGTGGTAGACCGGTCGGTGCAAAGGATGTTTCACcacgaaaaagaaaaataaagaaatttgCCCCTGAAGAAGCAAATACCCCTGAAGTAGTATTATCCCCTGAAGAGATTTCAGTCCCCGAAGATACGggattaaacaatcatgaaattttaataaattatgtgcatgatatgaaattatgggatCGAAATAAAGCCATAATCGATGATATATTTGTGTATTCTGCGGCATTGGATGTCGACATAAATTGTGATTTTGAACCACAAAGTGTAGATGAATACCGTCGAAGAAAAGactggccaaaatggaaagacgCAATCCAAACAGAATTAAATTCATTGCGTAAAAGAGAAGTATTTTGACTTGTTATCCAAACACCAGTTGGTGTGAACCCTGTTGGGAATAAATGGGTATTTATAAGAAAATGAAATGAAAAtaatgaaattatgagatataaAGCCCGACTTGTAGCACAGGGGTTTTCTCAAAGGTCTGACATTGATTATCAAGAGACATAATTGTCAGTGATGGATGGAATTACCTTTCGTTTTATATTAGGTATGACATCTAAAGAAAATTTGGAAGCACGTCTTGTGGACGTCGTTACTGCATACCTATACGGTTCACTCGatagtgaaatttttatgaaaatctcaGAAGGGTTAAAAATGGATGAGTTCAAGAAACCCCGTCATATATACTTCATTAAACttcaacgatcattgtatggactgaaacagtctggtcgtatgtggtataaCAGACTTAGACGTTATTTACAGAAGAATGAGTATATTAGTAACCAAATTTCTCCAtgtgtttttatcaaaaaatcacaATTTGGTTTTGTGATTATTGATGTATATGTCGATGATTTAAACCTTGTAGGAACAACTACAGAGGTTGATGAAACTGTCATATACCTAAAGAtagagtttgaaatgaaagatcttggaaggacaaAATATTGCCTTGATATACAAGTCGAGCACTTGTCATCAGGAATTTTCCTCCACCAATCTACATATACATAAAAAGTTTTGAACAaattttacatggataaatctcATCCATTGACTACTCCAATGGTGGTTAGATCTTTAGAGCCTAATAAAAATCCATTTCAACCACGAGAAGATGATGAAGAAGTTTTCGGTCCTGAAATCCCATACCTTGGAGCAATTGGTGCACTTATGTACCTTGCAAATAATACAAGGCCAAATATTGCATTTGATGTGAATTTATTGGCAAGATTTAGCTCTGATCCGATAGACATGCATTGGAATGGGATCAAGCATATATTTCGTTATCTTCGTGGAACAATTGATTTTGGGTTATTCTTCCCGAAAAACTCAACAACTCAGTTGATTGGATATGTAGACGCTGGATATttgtcagatcctcattttgACAAATCACAATCTGGATACGTGTTTACATATTGCGGTACAACCATTTTCTGGAAATCTACGAAGCAAACTACAGTGGCAACCTCAACAAATCACTCAGAACTCATTGCGATTTATGAAGCTAGTAGAGAATGTGTTTGGTTGTGGTCTATCATCAAGAATATTCGGGAATCATGTGGATGACCAGACATCACCAGAAGTCCTACCGTTATGTTTGAGGATAACACTGCATGCATTGATCAACTCaaggaaggatatatcaaaggAGACAGGACGAAACACATTTCACCAAAATTCTTTTACACTCATGAGCTTCAAAAGAATGGTGAAATTGATGTACAACAAATTCGGTCATGTGACAACCTTGCTGACTTATTCACGAAATCATTACCGAATTCAACCTTTGAGAAATTATGATAGAACATTGGAATGCGTCGACTCAAAGATTTGTTTCAACGAAATTCAAAGAATGATTAGTTTTTCCAAGGGGAgattgtactctttttccttcgtcaAAGTTTTTATCCCACTGAGTTTTTCTTTGACAAGATTTTAACGAGGCAGTCTATGATCCATACCATAATGACAATCAAAGGGGAGTGTTGTGAATTGATTAGTCATGTGGTCAAATATTGTAATAGTAGGGCTAAACTTagtagaaattttgataatgcatTGATTGCTTTTGTTCTTCACCTTGACTATAATTCGTGGTCTTGGTGAATGTAAAACTTGCACCAAACATCCTAATACATGCTCTCTATCTCCCTCCGATTATCATTCTTTCCCTCTCAGATTTAGTAACCCCTTCTAATATTATTAAAGTTAGTATATTACaacaattttatattttttaaaattcatattaaagTTAGTATATTACaacaattttatattttttaaaagtcatcattttttaatttttctttatttaagaaaaaaatacttaaaattgatcaaatatatttaaatataccCAATAAATATATCTAGTTACAACAACTTAACAATACATTAAGataacttaaaatatttttttggaaTTGTTTGTGATAAGGTCTTGGTTCATTGGGGTTAATATAGCATTAACAATTCAGCACAAGAAATCCAAAATAATTTCATTTTTTGAGCATTTTTTAAACTTCTTAACCTGGAACTTTTTCGATTTCTACACTATCGTTCTTTGATTTATCACCTTGCTTAATTGCTTTATCCATCGTTTGGGTaatgaatttttttaattaagttttaaattttaaatttataatttaaccTCTACTCAAgaata carries:
- the LOC141691900 gene encoding secreted RxLR effector protein 161-like → MDKSHPLTTPMVVRSLEPNKNPFQPREDDEEVFGPEIPYLGAIGALMYLANNTRPNIAFDVNLLARFSSDPIDMHWNGIKHIFRYLRGTIDFGLFFPKNSTTQLIGYVDAGYLSDPHFDKSQSGYVFTYCGTTIFWKSTKQTTVATSTNHSELIAIYEASRECVWLWSIIKNIRESCG